Proteins from one Streptococcus mitis B6 genomic window:
- a CDS encoding YqgQ family protein, translated as MSLFLKKTQNFARMSLMKTFYDVQQFLKQFGIIVYMGKRLYDIELMKLELSRIYDAGLMDKLDYLEAEAVLRREHKVELDYIEKNGEKN; from the coding sequence GTGAGTCTCTTCTTGAAAAAAACACAAAATTTTGCTAGAATGAGTCTTATGAAAACATTCTATGATGTGCAGCAGTTCCTCAAACAATTTGGTATTATTGTTTACATGGGAAAACGCTTATATGATATTGAACTGATGAAGTTGGAACTCTCTCGGATTTACGATGCAGGGTTGATGGACAAACTGGATTATCTAGAGGCAGAAGCAGTTCTTCGCAGAGAGCACAAGGTAGAATTGGATTATATTGAGAAAAATGGAGAAAAGAACTAA
- a CDS encoding response regulator transcription factor — MKILLIDDHKLFSQSIKMILELSENIKKVQLVDNFSTISEIAFNDYDIILIDINLTSLYQTDGLTLAQEIIDNGCSSKVVILTGYSKKMYEHRAKVMGVYGFLDKSMDPDELVKKLEKIYLGGKVFSDEVMVEMLTPREIEILELVRNGLTIDDVCDKVYVSKRTVSNHLANIFSKLGVANRQEAIHIAEQLGYFPPD, encoded by the coding sequence ATGAAAATTTTGTTAATTGATGATCATAAATTATTTAGCCAAAGTATCAAGATGATTTTAGAGTTATCGGAAAACATTAAAAAGGTCCAGTTAGTAGATAATTTTTCGACTATTTCGGAGATTGCTTTTAATGACTACGACATTATTTTGATTGATATCAACCTGACGAGTCTGTATCAAACTGATGGGCTGACCTTGGCACAAGAGATTATCGACAATGGTTGTTCTAGTAAGGTTGTAATTTTGACAGGTTACAGTAAAAAAATGTATGAACACCGAGCTAAAGTTATGGGGGTTTATGGCTTTCTGGATAAAAGTATGGACCCAGATGAGTTGGTGAAAAAACTGGAAAAGATTTATCTAGGTGGTAAGGTCTTTTCAGATGAAGTGATGGTAGAGATGCTAACACCACGAGAAATCGAGATACTAGAACTGGTTAGAAATGGCTTGACCATTGATGATGTCTGTGACAAGGTCTATGTGAGTAAACGTACAGTTTCTAATCACTTGGCCAATATCTTTTCAAAATTAGGAGTGGCTAACAGGCAGGAGGCGATTCATATCGCTGAGCAGTTGGGCTATTTTCCACCAGATTAA
- a CDS encoding sensor histidine kinase, whose product MLLLFGICSEELIRLFRSAEMLDARDYVKVLFLKRNRMVKSLLANEDTEQQFSEFLHNEILQNVMAIKNFNKYSSNQAFGEQINLVTEELVQRIRERMDYYQPMVETDEQLDIQYQGLINRIVKRYHVENEVVTQFPAHFRLLSPYDKIAYRLVEELATNAVKYASGGRISLKIDVHDDAIFIISENNCLQTEKSLGYGLKNMSNKISVLGGQMQIFENNKRFRVEITLPIDKELCYENFVN is encoded by the coding sequence ATGTTACTATTGTTCGGGATTTGTTCGGAAGAATTGATTCGCCTCTTTCGTTCTGCTGAAATGCTAGATGCTAGGGATTATGTAAAAGTTCTCTTTTTAAAGCGTAACCGTATGGTAAAAAGTCTGCTGGCAAATGAAGACACAGAACAACAGTTTTCGGAATTTCTTCACAATGAAATCCTGCAAAATGTGATGGCAATAAAAAATTTCAATAAATATAGTAGTAATCAAGCTTTTGGTGAACAGATCAATCTGGTGACAGAGGAGTTGGTTCAGCGGATTCGTGAGCGGATGGATTATTATCAGCCAATGGTAGAAACAGACGAGCAGTTAGACATCCAGTATCAAGGGCTGATTAATCGGATTGTCAAGCGCTATCACGTAGAAAATGAAGTCGTCACACAGTTTCCTGCCCACTTTAGGCTTTTATCTCCTTACGATAAAATTGCCTATCGTCTGGTTGAGGAGTTGGCGACCAATGCCGTTAAGTACGCTAGTGGTGGAAGGATTTCTTTGAAGATTGATGTGCATGATGACGCTATTTTTATCATTTCTGAAAATAACTGCCTTCAAACAGAAAAATCCTTAGGTTATGGCTTGAAAAATATGTCTAATAAAATTAGTGTTTTAGGTGGTCAAATGCAGATTTTTGAAAATAATAAGAGATTTCGTGTAGAAATTACTCTCCCGATTGATAAGGAGTTGTGTTATGAAAATTTTGTTAATTGA
- a CDS encoding FtsX-like permease family protein — protein sequence MYPKLILRNVFRNLQTYTIYFFSLTLIYSLLYAFNALPSHPVMQSLSGAKETLTTVMSQYMGLLSYLILSAIAFLIVYSTNFVLGRRKKELGLYATLGMKKKQIIRTLFFETMLVNIFSLILGFLLGVILLVILAKIASEFFMANYFGNLLFFDSKSVILLVYSYLVTSFIVGVMDILTFRKQNIIALIQENGVKKSVLAKGKPVLQALLFILSTAVIGFGALYFSDYHHLSFLKSWGILLVSVFVIFVILFYNTLSHFILVSLRKLPQTYYNKLNTFKIRQFSKQADSNSVTLAVLSLTLTLALSLLVFSGSAYTTMNRELNKYSPYDVTVNLYRGQEFQFAQDSVKDRLKADGFDFNLIKEEYSYPIYSSDLTYKDLIDTSNLWEHDKKLPESKVPILGISAYNHLRKLQGKKAVDLAEDQFLVNANYKGTAKQIQDFLSTTKTLMINGHSLNLASSKPLETVYFLSSVTTNDSGTLIVPDKVVVGLTEDHTTYVANFKENIDKRKVETFLSQWIEKYYFTRDGAELNSFTYQTKGSIFEVYLGFMGVIVFVMIFVSVIFIIISLSILSLQTSTSALDSVNDYQILYLLGNKRKQNRFILLQQILSYFLVPLVIAGPLALALSTALLGYFENFANTSISIDITYLGVAVLLFVLYLLVTYRVSWQIIEN from the coding sequence ATGTATCCAAAATTGATTTTACGAAATGTATTTCGAAATTTACAGACCTATACCATCTATTTTTTCAGTCTGACCTTGATTTATAGCTTGCTCTACGCTTTTAATGCTTTACCAAGCCATCCAGTGATGCAAAGTTTATCAGGAGCAAAGGAAACGTTGACGACGGTGATGAGTCAGTACATGGGCTTGCTTTCCTATCTGATTCTATCAGCGATTGCCTTTCTCATCGTTTACTCCACAAATTTTGTGCTGGGACGGCGCAAGAAAGAGTTGGGACTTTATGCAACGCTGGGAATGAAGAAGAAGCAGATTATCCGTACCCTGTTCTTTGAAACCATGCTGGTCAATATCTTTTCCTTGATTCTAGGTTTCTTGCTTGGAGTGATCTTACTGGTCATTCTAGCTAAGATTGCATCTGAGTTTTTTATGGCTAATTACTTTGGTAATCTGCTTTTCTTTGATAGCAAGTCTGTCATCTTACTAGTTTATTCCTATTTGGTCACCAGTTTTATTGTTGGTGTCATGGACATTCTTACCTTTAGAAAGCAAAATATCATTGCACTCATTCAAGAAAATGGGGTCAAGAAATCTGTCTTGGCAAAAGGCAAGCCAGTTCTTCAAGCACTTCTCTTTATTCTTTCGACAGCTGTTATCGGTTTTGGTGCTCTCTATTTTTCAGACTATCACCATCTATCATTCTTGAAAAGCTGGGGTATCTTGCTGGTATCTGTCTTCGTGATTTTTGTGATTTTATTTTACAATACCTTGAGCCATTTTATCTTGGTCTCCCTTAGAAAACTGCCTCAAACCTACTATAACAAACTAAACACTTTTAAAATCCGTCAATTTTCAAAACAAGCTGATAGTAATTCGGTCACGTTGGCTGTCTTATCCTTGACCTTGACACTGGCTCTCAGCTTACTCGTTTTTAGTGGTAGTGCCTATACGACTATGAACCGAGAGCTGAACAAATACTCACCTTATGATGTAACTGTCAATCTTTATCGTGGTCAAGAGTTCCAATTTGCTCAGGATTCTGTAAAAGATAGGCTGAAAGCAGATGGATTTGACTTTAACCTCATCAAAGAGGAGTACAGCTATCCTATCTATTCTAGTGATTTAACCTATAAAGATTTGATTGATACTAGCAATCTCTGGGAGCATGATAAGAAACTTCCTGAATCAAAAGTACCGATTTTAGGAATTTCTGCCTACAATCACCTCCGCAAACTGCAAGGGAAAAAAGCGGTTGACTTGGCAGAAGACCAATTTCTAGTCAATGCCAATTATAAAGGAACTGCCAAGCAGATCCAGGACTTTCTATCAACGACAAAAACCCTCATGATTAACGGTCATTCTCTCAACCTTGCCTCTTCAAAGCCACTTGAAACAGTTTATTTTTTATCTTCAGTAACTACAAATGACTCAGGAACCTTAATTGTACCAGATAAGGTAGTAGTTGGATTGACGGAAGACCACACGACCTATGTTGCCAATTTCAAAGAAAATATCGACAAACGGAAAGTAGAAACATTCTTAAGTCAGTGGATAGAAAAATACTACTTCACTCGTGATGGAGCAGAGTTGAATTCGTTCACCTATCAAACGAAAGGAAGTATTTTTGAGGTTTACCTTGGATTTATGGGCGTCATTGTCTTTGTCATGATTTTTGTCAGTGTTATTTTTATCATTATTTCCCTCAGTATCTTGTCCCTTCAAACTTCTACAAGTGCTTTAGATAGTGTGAATGATTATCAAATCTTATACCTTCTTGGGAACAAGAGAAAGCAAAATCGCTTTATTCTTTTGCAACAGATTCTAAGTTATTTCTTGGTTCCGCTGGTCATCGCAGGTCCTCTAGCACTTGCCTTGAGTACCGCTCTTTTGGGCTATTTTGAGAATTTCGCTAATACCAGCATTTCTATTGATATCACCTATCTGGGAGTAGCGGTTTTACTCTTTGTTCTTTACTTGCTAGTGACTTACAGAGTAAGTTGGCAAATTATTGAAAATTAA